GTGCAATTAGATTAGTGGCCATCCTTGAAACTTTCTCAAGCACAACTGCAAAGTGTCGACTTATTGTTGATCCAGACCTTTGAAATGTTTCTCGACATTGGGAAACTTTTGCACTAGTGCCcaagatgtataaaaaaattcccaCCATTTCAGTAGAAGATATGTTTCTTGAAGTTTGCAagttgtatcttgtctccaaaacTCTTAGCAAACTTGTGAATACCATTTTAGACATcctaaaattaatcatacaaCGTGATTCGTGACCGTCAAGGATCTCTCGGATCCATATCTCACCTGACTGTGTTGAATCCATGCATGGTTGCCTCAATATATACTTCTCATAATATAATTGCACGGAAGAAGATGCAACAACAAATAATCGGTTAAAACATTCCATGCgttgtaaaatctctttcttttccttttcatcgTCACTTTCATCACTGCTATAATCCTCAACTATACTCATCGCctgtgaataaattttatatccaaaatcacatataaacaactattgataaaactaatttagtaaaaaataagtagaatataaattcaatatctaaagaccaaacataaacaacttttaataaaactagattacaaataaataagtagaacataaattcaatatccaaaaaccaAGCATAAATAACTGTTGATAAAACTAGTTTAGCATTGTTGTTTAGTCACATAATAGATATTTTTGAACCCTAAAAGAtcagaaaattttcaactatccTCCATTTTCGTCTTAAGCCACAAAGCTCTAATCTTGGGGttaattgataaaaacataatCCGCTTGTCCTTATTGAGTAATAATCTAAGTGCGAAAAAGTATAACGGACTAGCTTCTGGAACTTCTTCCGACATGCTGTCAAGCATTTTGACTGCTTGTGGAATACCAAATGGATCCATAACAGGAGTCAAACTAGATGTGGCTTGACTCATACTGTCAGTTGCAttgcataatttttctatttgactTGACAATCTTGCAGCCCATTCAATTTGCTTTGAGGATTTCTTTCTTCCTGTTTTAAAATGTGAACTTGACATCtcagggttttttcttttttgactgtttccatcaatttgaacatcatttgaaatgtgaacattatttaaaatgtgaacatcatttctcatattttcttcCTCATTCTCTTCAGGTATTTCATTGTTAACATCCTCAAAAAAATCACTAGGGAATGTACCAGAAGAAGGTGCTCATGCTTTATCACCTGCTGCAGCTATCCCCATGAACATTTGGTCCAACTTCCCTTCGAATTCAGGATCAATGCCCAATGTTCTAAATTTTTTAGCTTTAGGCACAACCTACATATAAAATGATAGTTTAATAACAGTAATTATCAATAAcatcataaataagaaaaaaaataaaaaaaaatatttagaattattaatgTACCTGGAGCCTACTCTCCCACCATTCATCCGATGCATCAACGGGTTCTTTTTATAGGATTCCACCCTAAACCAGTATCTTCGCCTTTAAGTTTCTTCCAAGCTTTCCATTCTTTTTTTAGGGCATCCCACCTATTTTTAAGTTGTCTTTGTGAAAAACCCTTGCCCGTTTCTTTCTCAAAACTGGTCATTATTTTCAACCATCCCCATCTCTTGTGAAATGAGTACCAAGCCTATTGCCTTTTAGTATCTCTTTAATACAAATATCACAAAATATTTCTATCAATCTCTTATCCCACATTGCTTTTACTTTTTCATCACTAACTTCAACCGCCGAAGTACTCATCTATTGTGTATACGAACAGATTCGTTTCAGCCAGTAAagcaatcaagaaaatcaaatgtGACATAAGTATATATTTTACATGTGTATCAAAATTTTAACTATATACATGAACAAATAAcagtaataatgataataatgaagTAATCCAAGAAATTGATTAACATGGTAAAATGAtataacttaaataatattttttacatctaattttaccatttgaatcaaaattatatattttttaataaatatagtgGGCcatcatttaatcaaaattacATGCCATCTTCAAATGTAATCGCCACCGTTTGATTGTTCATTTGTATGAACAAATCTTATCCCACGGTTAAAAAAATTCCTATGATGCCAATGTGCGTACAGTTACCAAAAtagttcatatattttatttcttaatataattTTCATATCTTTCCTCTCACAAGCTCAACCAAAAACGCCAAGGAAAAAAAGGGTATGtttgcttattttttatttttatttgatgatCCAAAATGAAGCCTTTCTTTCAGCGTTTTTCTTCTCAAAGGGTCTCTTCTTCACTATTAATCTCATTATCTCTCGCTCTTTTCACTCTCCTCATACATTTTGccaaattgaaatttatttaaggAAAGTGAGAAAAGAACCAAAAAGTAATCTTCAAATCAGAATAAGAGGAAAAAAAATTTCCCCAGatctttttattcttttggttGTTTAAACTGCGTTTGTCTTTCACTTGATAATCTTTCACTTGTATCTTCCCCAACCTTTTTCTGCTAATGTTTTGGATTGTTTATTACTTAGCTTCAGGGTGGAGAAGTTTTAGATTCAAGATTAATGAAATTGTTGTAGACTGCGATTTGTAACTTTATGTTCCTTTTGCTTGGAAATCGCAGAATaagataatttaaatttatagcTATGATGAGATTGATCTCTGTTTTGAGTTTAATTGGAGCTATATTTATGAATTTGTAACCTAAGGGGAGGGAAACTGAGGAATGAAAGGGGAAGGAAACTGAGGAATGAAAGGGGAAGGAAATCGCAGAATAAGATAATGTTTTGTATCATTTATTGTAGATTTGCAATTCGTAATTTTATGATCCGTTTGTTTTCTTGCAAATCGTTTATACAAGTCAAAGTTTCTTTTGACAGAATCAACACTTTTCTTCTTGATGATGAACTCAAGAATGATGAAGTAAGGAGATTTCCCCTGCAGAATTCTGATAAAAGTGTGACAGTAGAGGCAGGAAATTTCAGTTGGGTTCCTGAAATTGCAATTCCAACACTTAGAAATGTGGAGTTGGAAATAAAAAGAGGGCAGAAGATAGCTGTTTGTAGACCGGTCGGGGCTGGAAAATCCTCAATCTTGTATGCAATGCTGGGAAAGATGCCGAAACTTTCAGGAACGGTGAGTTGCAAAACAAGTATTCCTACATGCACATGCATTAAGCATTATGTCTTCTTGTCACTGATTATAGTTCTTTTTCCCTTAATGCTTGTTTTAGGTTAGCGTGTTTGGATCCATTGCCTATGTTTCTCAAGTTTCATGGATCCAGAGTGGGACAATTCGTAACATACTCTATGGAAAGCCGATGGATGTAGACAAATATGACAAGGCCATTAACGCTTGTGCTCTGGATAAAGATATCAATAGTTTTGATCATGGTGATCTCACGGAAATAGGTTAAAGAGGGATTAACATGAGTGGAGGGCAGAAGCAaaggattcaactcgctcaagTGATCTATAATGATGTCGATATCTATCTTCTTGATGACCCTTTTAGTGCTGTTGATGCACATACAACTTTTGTTTTCTTCAATGTGAAAAAGCTTCATTTCAGTATAGAACTCTGGTGTataatactattatttattttctttacaataTGATAAAAGTTAGCTTTTTATGATTGCAAGATTGTGTTATGACTGCTCTGGCGAAGAAAACTGTTGTCCTGGTAACTCATCAAGTGGAGTTTCTCTCAGAAGTTGATAGAATTTTGGTAAACACGAAGTTCGAATTTatgttcataatttatttatccaTTCATGTGTTTTTCTGGTTCGTCAGAAGGATAATTTCTCCCTTTTTTTCCTTAGGTTATGGATGGTGGACAAATTACTCAATCAGAAAGCTATGAAGAGCTATTGATGGCTGGGACAACATTTAAGCAGCTTGTGAATGCTCATAGAGATTCCATAACAGCATTAGGTTCTTTGAATGGTCAAGGTGAAGGAGAATCAAGAGGGATAGCTCCCGTGATGTTTAATGGATGTTCTCCAACTAAACAGAACAGTGAAGGGGAGATCTCGGTAAAGGGTCCGCCTGGAGTACAATTAACACAAGATGAAGAATTGGAGATCGACGATGTTGGATGAAAGCCATTCATGGATTATGTTTCTATCTCAAAAGGATCCGTTTATCTATCTTTAAGCATTTTAACTCAACTTATCTTTGTTGTTCTTCAGGCCACTTCGACCTATTGGCTGGCATTTGCCATTCAAATTCCTAACATGACCAACAGCATGTTGATAGGAGTTTACACCAGAGTTGCCACCCTTAGtgcaatttttgtgttttttagaTCCCATTCTACTGCTCATCTAGGATTAAAAGCTTCTAAAGCCTTCCAATCTGGTCTTACCAATGCCATTTTCAAAGCTCCAATGCTTTTTTTTATTCTACTCCTGTTGGCAGGATTCTAACCTCGAGTAAGATCAAATTTACCAATAAGCAAtgagtttttttcttcttttttttttcttctaagaTCAAATTCGAAGCCATTATGAGATTGATTTGACTTTAATTGGAGATATACTTAATGAATTTGTAACCTAGAGGGAAGGGAACTAAGGAAATGGAATGGAATCAACATTGTAAAATGCATCTTCCAGAGAAATGTTGCATGTGGATTGATGAATAGTGAAGATGATGAAATGTAGAATGTAGTTGAATTGTGTTTTGTTATAACAGGGGTTTAATACTGAATTTTAAGTAAAAGTGCACGCGTAGAGATGAGGTTTTGTTTCCTTTGCGAAGGTTTGTGCTTTACCATCTTGATTGGTTTGTTGTTAAACAGGAACTCAAAGATTGCATTAAGGGATTGCTGTATTTGGTGGGAGTGGTAGAACATCGAATCCGGGTTTTCAGAACTAATGGATACGGATAGAGAGAGACACAGAGCCAAAGAAACAGGTTTTCTATTTTAACTCAATGTTTTTAGTTTTTGTTAGGATGAATGCATGGATTACAACCCCCCAAATAAATAAAGCATGCCAAAACAAAGAAAGGGTTAAAATTTGGTTTGGGTTTTGATTCCAGAAACCCTATGCTAACATCATTTGTTTTGTCCATTATCTTAGCAGCCAATACCATCTGTTTCATCATGCACAAAAGTTCAGGCAACAAAACTCATCCTATGAAAAAAAAGATAAACTCACCGGTGGTGGAGAAGAGGAACAAAGCACCAGCAGAGGAACAAAGAACCAGCACCAGCAGAGGAACAAATAACCAGCAAAGGAAAAAAGAACCAGCACCAGCAGAAGAACAAAGAACCAGCACCAGTAGAGGATCAAAGAAGCAACAGATGAACAAAGAACCAGAGATGAGAGAAGAGATGAGAGCAAAGTACCAGTTTGTGTGTGTGGGTAAAAAAGTAAAACAGCAGCTTAGAAGCACTTTTTGGCTGAAAAGCTATAAATTTCTGCTTTTTCATCTGCCCAAAAgtgcttcaaagaagttgaaaatttaACCCCAAATGAAGTGGGTTCTTCTTTACTTTTCATCCAAAAACACTTTTGGGTGTAAAAGTGCTTTTCCACCGGGTAGAAGAGCTGGCTCTTAGTTTATGTTTTTAATCCCGAGCTcatcttattttattgtttagaaataataaaatatataaaaataattttatattaatatttatatatttttataattaaatttaaataaaacatttattattattttttaacggTGAAACTAGTCATTTGGACGGGTTGTATAGTGAGATTACTAGAATTGGATTCCTTCCTTAATCAGTGATGAAACTTTGAGTAACCTTAAGCGTGAGTAGGAGGCAAGCATCTATAAAATGGAGGAAGAATCATGCTTTACATCATATTCTAAGAAAATGAAAGTAGAGTAAAGCATTGAGATGACAACAAGGACAtattcattatttaatatttGCTATAAAATCATACCCCATTTATTAAATTCAAGATCATAGTTTTGGTAGCTCATCATCCGGAAGCAAGCGGAGACATAatgaacaacaacaacaacacacCGTTTTGGCCGACATGGCGCCCTGCAAATGCCTACCGAGGCTACCCTTCTTACCCCGCCAGCTATGATTCTAACACCATCCAACCCATTTTTCGTCACTCCTTTTCCTTCCAGCCCACCACTGTATGTATACTTTTCTTGCTTCTTTAGTTGTCGATATCGTATCAATTTCAATCAGTACATATCTTTTCAAGTCTAAACTGATACCAAGTTGTCTAATTTTCATTTCAATCAAAAGTTTAATATGTTTGAGATATATTTTTTTGCTCAATAAGCAGTAAAAGTACAATGGAGATCCTTATATTAGGAATCAGATTATATTTCACTTTacttaaaaatagttaaattagtcattgtacattaaaatcaaagagaaaattagtcattctgttaaaaattctatctatttttactgttaaaaactaatcATTGTATATCATAATGAGGTACATATGGCACATCACTTGACACCATGTGTAACTGTTTAATTATTCTATTAGTTacgctagtttttaacagtagaaatggatgaaattttaacagaaagggctaattttctctttaatctaatgtataagactatttacttattttttgagtaaaggggaCAAAACACAACCTTACTCCCAATACAGGGtcctccatagtacttttaccctCAATACCCCTATACCGATTCATAAAAGATTTGGGTATTTTAACTAAATGTTAATTTCTTttggttttatatatttttgttttattgattcatatattgagttagtgtcacacTTCAATCTAGTCTTAACTCAATTGAACAA
The genomic region above belongs to Gossypium hirsutum isolate 1008001.06 chromosome D05, Gossypium_hirsutum_v2.1, whole genome shotgun sequence and contains:
- the LOC107911731 gene encoding uncharacterized protein, whose product is MSIVEDYSSDESDDEKEKKEILQRMECFNRLFVVASSSVQLYYEKYILRQPCMDSTQSGEIWIREILDGHESRCMINFRMSKMVFTSLLRVLETRYNLQTSRNISSTEMVGIFLYILGTSAKVSQCRETFQRSGSTISRHFAVVLEKVSRMATNLIAPEDPFFSSIPEQIRNDSRYMPHFKDCIGAIDGTHIAAILPPNE